TTCTGCTTTTCCTAGAATTACTCCTTGTCCCCAAACTACAAAAGGCTTTTTAGCATTATTAATAAGATCTGCTGCTTTTTGTACTGATTCTAATTCTAACTTAGGAACAGCTTTATAGCTTCTAACAGAAGTACATTGCTCATAAGAAAATTCGAATTCTTCGAATTGCGCATTTTTTGTAATATCGATTAATACTGGTCCTGGTCTTCCAGAACGAGCGATATAAAATGCTTTTGCAAATACTTCAGGAATTTCTGAAGCTTTTGTAATTTGATAATTCCATTTTGTTACTGGTGTAGATATACCTACGATATCTGTTTCTTGAAACGCATCAGTTCCTAGTAAATGCTCGGCAACCTGACCTGTAATACAAACCATAGGAGTAGAATCTATTTGCGCATCTGCAATACCTGTAATTAAATTCGTAGCTCCCGGTCCAGATGTAGCAATAGCCACTCCTACTTTTCCTGTTGCTCTGGCATAACCCTGAGCAGCATGAGTTGCACCTTGTTCATGACGTGTTAACACATGATGTAATTCTTCTTGATACTTAAATAATTCATCATAAACAGGCATAATTGCACCTCCTGGATAACCATATAACAAATCGACTCCTTCTGCCAACAAACATTTAATGACCGCTTCAGCACCCGAAATAGTCACATTAGTTTTTACACCTTTAGCTGTACTTGTTTTTGCTTTCGTTTCCATGTTGTTGTGATTTAAAATTCATCGGTTACACATCCATTAGATGCCGATGCTACTGTTCTTGCATATTTATATAATACTCCTCTTTTTACTTTTAATGGAGGAGCTTTCCATTCTTTCTTTCTTTGAGCTAATTCTTCATCTGAAACCTCAAGATTAATTGTATTGGTTTGCGCATTAATAGAAATAATATCTCCATCTTTAACTAATGCTAATACTCCTCCTTCTTGAGCTTCTGGTGTAATATGACCAACTACAAAACCATGTGTTCCTCCAGAAAATCTACCATCTGTAATTAATGCTACTTCTTTTCCTAAACCAGCTCCCATTATTGCAGCTGTGGGTTTTAACATTTCTGGCATTCCAGGTCCTCCTTTTGGTCCTTCATAACGGATTACAACAACGTCTCCTTTTTCTACTTCTCCATTTTTAATTCCGTCGTTAGCTGCATATTCACCTTCAAAAACCTTTGCTTTTCCTGAGAAATACAATCCTTCTTTACCTGTAATTTTTGCTACAGAACCATCTTTTGCAAGGTTTCCATAAAGCATTCTTAAATGTCCTGTTTCTTTTATAGGATTATGTACAGGTTTAATAACTTCTTGTCCGTCTGTTAAACTCGGAACCTCCGCCAAATTCTCAGCTAATGTTTTTCCTGTAACCGTTAAACAATCTCCATGAACCAATCCTTTCTCTAAAAGATATTTCAAAACAGCAGGCGTTCCACCTACTTTATGAACATCTTCCATTAAATATTTTCCACTAGGTTTTAAATCGGCTAAAAATGGAGTTTCATCTGAAATACGTTGAAAATCTTCAAGAGTAAATTGTACATCAGCAGCTTTTGCAATAGCTAAAAAATGTAATACCGCATTTGTAGAACCTCCCATTACAGTGACTAAACGAACTGCATTTTCTAGAGATTTCTTCGTAACAATATCAGATGGCTTAATATCCTTTTCTAATAACACTCGTAAAGCTTCACCTGCTTTTACTGATTCATTTTCCTTATCATCACTAATCGCTGGATTCGAAGAATTATAAGGTAAACTCATTCCTAAAGCTTCAATTGCAGAAGCCATTGTATTCGCAGTATACATTCCTCCACAAGCTCCTGCTCCTGGGCAAGCTTTTTCAATAACACTTTGATATTGTTGTTGTGTAATTGTACCCGCAACTTTACTTCCCCATGCTTCAAAAGCTGAAACAACATCTAACTTTTGACCTTCATGACATCCAGAAGCAATTGTTCCTCCATACACAAGAACCGAAGGTCTATTTAGTCTTAGCATTGCCATTAAAGCACCTGGCATGTTTTTATCGCAACCCACTACAGTAACCAAACCGTCATAAGACATGGCTTGAACTACAGTTTCCATAGAATCTGCAATTACATCTCTAGATGGTAACGAATAGCGCATACCAGGTGTTCCCATTGAAATTCCATCTGAAACTCCAATGGTATTAAATATTAATCCAACTAAATTGACATTTTCGGTTCCCTTTTTCACCAATTTTGCCAAGTCGTTTAAATGCATGTTACAAGGATTTCCTTCGTATCCTGTACTTGCGATTCCAACAAATGGCTTTTGTAAATCTTCTTTTGATAATCCAATTGCATGCAACATTGCCTGTGCTGCAGGTTGTGTATCATCTTGTGTTACTCGTTTACTAAACTTATTCAGTTCCATTTTATAATGCGTTTTCTTTAACTCTTTGTCCTAAAACTTCTGCTTTGTATAATTTCATCAATTCAAATCCATGAGTTTCTTCCCATTTCATTGGAAATTCATACTCATCTAATGATTGTAAACCAACTACTTCCGCTGCTGTACCAGTAAAGAAACAAGCATCGGCTGATTTTAATTCTTCAAGAGTGAAAAACTTCTCCTCAACCGAAATTCCTTCTTCTTGACAGATCTCTATTATAGTTGCTCTTGTAATACCAGCCATGATATGACCTCTTGGCGGTGTATACAACTTCCCATCTTTTTGCATGAAAATGTTAGCACCAGAACATTCAGCGACATTACCATTCATATCTAATAACAATGCTTCATCGTAACCTTCGCTTTTTGCCTCATTAGTAGA
This genomic window from Tenacibaculum sp. 190524A05c contains:
- the ilvD gene encoding dihydroxy-acid dehydratase — encoded protein: MELNKFSKRVTQDDTQPAAQAMLHAIGLSKEDLQKPFVGIASTGYEGNPCNMHLNDLAKLVKKGTENVNLVGLIFNTIGVSDGISMGTPGMRYSLPSRDVIADSMETVVQAMSYDGLVTVVGCDKNMPGALMAMLRLNRPSVLVYGGTIASGCHEGQKLDVVSAFEAWGSKVAGTITQQQYQSVIEKACPGAGACGGMYTANTMASAIEALGMSLPYNSSNPAISDDKENESVKAGEALRVLLEKDIKPSDIVTKKSLENAVRLVTVMGGSTNAVLHFLAIAKAADVQFTLEDFQRISDETPFLADLKPSGKYLMEDVHKVGGTPAVLKYLLEKGLVHGDCLTVTGKTLAENLAEVPSLTDGQEVIKPVHNPIKETGHLRMLYGNLAKDGSVAKITGKEGLYFSGKAKVFEGEYAANDGIKNGEVEKGDVVVIRYEGPKGGPGMPEMLKPTAAIMGAGLGKEVALITDGRFSGGTHGFVVGHITPEAQEGGVLALVKDGDIISINAQTNTINLEVSDEELAQRKKEWKAPPLKVKRGVLYKYARTVASASNGCVTDEF